A single region of the Variovorax paradoxus genome encodes:
- a CDS encoding GNAT family N-acetyltransferase: MIEVVLADYGNAAHSAALVDLLDSYAQDPAGGGTPLEAEVRAGLPAALAARAQAFSVLAYDGSQPIGLINCIEGFSTFACKPLVNVHDVVVLASHRGRRVAQRMFERVEQEARARGACKLTLEVLSGNAPALRSYEREGFAGYQLDPAFGHAVFLQKKL; encoded by the coding sequence ATGATCGAAGTCGTTCTGGCGGACTACGGCAATGCCGCGCATTCGGCCGCGCTGGTCGATCTGCTCGACAGCTATGCGCAAGACCCTGCCGGCGGCGGCACGCCGCTCGAAGCCGAGGTGCGCGCCGGCCTGCCTGCTGCGCTGGCGGCGCGGGCGCAGGCCTTCAGCGTGCTGGCTTACGACGGTTCGCAGCCCATCGGGCTCATCAACTGCATCGAAGGTTTTTCGACCTTCGCCTGCAAGCCGCTGGTCAATGTGCACGACGTGGTTGTGCTGGCCAGCCATCGCGGCCGGCGGGTGGCGCAGCGCATGTTCGAACGCGTGGAGCAAGAGGCCCGTGCGCGCGGTGCCTGCAAGCTCACACTGGAAGTGCTCTCGGGCAATGCGCCGGCCCTGCGCAGCTACGAGCGCGAGGGGTTTGCCGGCTACCAACTCGACCCGGCATTCGGGCACGCGGTGTTCTTGCAGAAGAAGCTCTGA
- a CDS encoding Crp/Fnr family transcriptional regulator, translating to MDDPILTIEEREAINSGRWFSSLSPSLRHDILRCAFVKRYKDGDLIAARGDPPDHWIACAKGAVRVSSTAVSGKQVTLTYVEPGIWFGDVAMFDGDRRTHDAYAHGDTTVLCVARADFQKILATHVELYEALMRLQARRIRTLFGLVEDLNTLPLRARLAKQLIHLVRSYGVPNLEDGSQTRIGLQLAQEELAQLLGASRQRVNQELKTMEREGTIRIEPGGLVVLDRAALMRVSEAES from the coding sequence ATGGACGACCCCATTCTTACCATCGAAGAACGTGAAGCGATCAACAGTGGTCGCTGGTTTTCTTCTCTCTCTCCATCGCTACGGCACGACATTCTTCGATGTGCTTTTGTCAAACGCTACAAGGACGGCGACCTGATTGCCGCCCGCGGCGATCCGCCCGATCACTGGATTGCCTGTGCCAAGGGCGCGGTGCGAGTGAGCTCGACGGCCGTCTCGGGCAAGCAGGTGACGCTGACCTACGTGGAGCCGGGCATCTGGTTCGGCGACGTGGCGATGTTCGACGGGGACCGGCGCACGCACGACGCTTATGCGCATGGCGACACCACGGTGCTCTGCGTGGCGCGGGCCGATTTCCAGAAGATCCTGGCCACGCACGTGGAGCTGTACGAAGCATTGATGCGGCTGCAGGCGCGCCGCATCCGCACGCTGTTCGGGCTGGTGGAAGACCTCAACACCCTGCCCTTGCGCGCACGCCTAGCCAAGCAGCTCATTCACCTGGTGCGCAGCTACGGCGTGCCCAACCTGGAAGACGGCAGCCAGACGCGCATCGGCCTGCAATTGGCGCAGGAAGAACTCGCGCAGTTGCTCGGCGCGTCGCGCCAGCGGGTCAACCAGGAGCTCAAGACCATGGAGCGCGAGGGCACCATCCGCATCGAGCCGGGCGGGCTGGTCGTGCTGGACCGCGCAGCCTTGATGCGCGTCTCCGAAGCTGAGAGCTGA
- a CDS encoding acyl-CoA dehydrogenase family protein, giving the protein MDFEYSAKTKELQKRVTAFMDEHIYPAEAAYAAELAANTAAGKRWTALKTVEKVKEKAKAQGLWNLFLPVDSASASGYEGAGLTNQEYAPLAEIMGRVQWASEAFNCSAPDTGNMETIARYGSEAIKARWLKPLLEGEIRSAFAMTEPDVASSDATNISTRIERQGDEYVINGHKWWISGAADPRCAVFITMGKSDPDAPRHSQQSMVIVPADAKGIRIVRPLNVMGYDDAPHGHVEMYFENVRVPVDNILLGEGRGFEIAQGRLGPGRIHHCMRLIGLAERALELMCKRASSRVAFGKTVASQTVTQERIAEARCKIDMARLLTLKAAWLMDVAGNKVAKNEIAMIKVVAPSMACQVIDWAMQVHGGGGMCDDFPLAYAYAGARTLRFADGPDEVHRNAIAKWELGKYAPSKTEAEAPVTRF; this is encoded by the coding sequence ATGGATTTCGAATATTCGGCCAAGACCAAGGAATTGCAGAAACGCGTCACCGCGTTCATGGACGAGCACATCTACCCGGCCGAAGCCGCCTACGCAGCCGAGCTGGCCGCCAACACGGCTGCGGGCAAGCGCTGGACGGCGCTCAAGACCGTCGAGAAGGTGAAAGAGAAGGCCAAGGCGCAGGGGCTGTGGAACCTGTTCCTGCCGGTCGACAGCGCCTCCGCCTCGGGATACGAAGGCGCGGGCCTCACCAACCAGGAATATGCACCGCTTGCCGAGATCATGGGCCGCGTGCAATGGGCTTCGGAAGCCTTCAACTGCTCGGCGCCGGACACCGGCAACATGGAAACCATTGCCCGCTACGGCTCGGAGGCCATCAAGGCGCGCTGGCTCAAGCCGCTGCTCGAAGGCGAGATCCGCTCGGCTTTTGCCATGACCGAACCCGACGTTGCGTCCAGCGATGCCACCAACATCTCGACCCGCATCGAGCGCCAGGGCGACGAGTACGTGATCAACGGCCACAAGTGGTGGATTTCAGGCGCCGCCGATCCACGCTGCGCCGTCTTCATCACCATGGGCAAGAGCGACCCCGATGCGCCGCGGCATTCGCAGCAGAGCATGGTGATCGTGCCGGCCGACGCCAAGGGCATTCGCATCGTGCGCCCGCTCAACGTCATGGGCTACGACGATGCGCCGCACGGCCACGTCGAGATGTACTTCGAGAACGTGCGCGTGCCCGTCGACAACATCCTGCTCGGCGAAGGCCGCGGCTTCGAAATTGCCCAAGGCCGCCTGGGCCCGGGACGCATTCACCATTGCATGCGGTTGATCGGCCTGGCAGAGCGCGCGCTCGAGCTGATGTGCAAGCGCGCCTCGTCGCGCGTGGCCTTCGGCAAGACGGTCGCTTCGCAGACCGTGACGCAAGAGCGCATTGCCGAGGCACGCTGCAAGATCGACATGGCTCGCCTGCTCACGCTCAAGGCCGCCTGGTTGATGGACGTGGCCGGCAACAAGGTTGCAAAGAACGAAATCGCGATGATCAAGGTGGTAGCGCCGAGCATGGCTTGCCAGGTGATCGACTGGGCCATGCAAGTGCATGGCGGCGGCGGCATGTGCGACGACTTTCCGCTGGCCTACGCCTATGCCGGTGCGCGCACGCTGCGCTTTGCGGACGGCCCGGACGAAGTGCACCGCAATGCGATCGCGAAATGGGAGCTGGGCAAGTACGCGCCCAGCAAGACCGAAGCCGAAGCACCCGTCACGCGCTTCTGA
- a CDS encoding D-2-hydroxyacid dehydrogenase family protein has protein sequence MNIVILDDYQDAVRKLRCATKLDAYAAKVYTNTVKGIGQLSIRLKDADVIVLIRERTHISRQLIEKLPKLKLISQTGRVGNHIDVTACTERGVAVAEGTGSPQAPAELTWALIMAAMRRLPQYISNLKHGAWQQSGLKSASMPPNFGLGSVLKGKTLCIWGYGRIGQLVARYGQAFGMQVVIWGREASCAKARSDGFQVAQNRHEFFAAADVLSVHLRLNEETMGLVTLEDLSRMKPTALFVNTSRAELVEPDALLAALNRGRPGLAAVDVFESEPPLQGHALLRLENCICTPHIGYVEQDSYESYFGQAFDNVVSFIKGNPTNIVNPGALQVRR, from the coding sequence ATGAACATTGTGATCCTCGACGATTACCAGGACGCCGTACGCAAGCTGCGCTGCGCCACCAAGCTGGACGCGTACGCGGCCAAGGTCTACACCAACACGGTCAAGGGCATTGGTCAACTGTCAATCCGGCTGAAAGACGCCGACGTGATCGTGCTGATCCGCGAGCGCACCCATATCTCGCGCCAGCTGATCGAGAAGCTGCCGAAGCTCAAGCTCATTTCGCAGACAGGGCGCGTGGGCAACCATATCGACGTCACAGCCTGTACCGAGAGGGGCGTGGCGGTGGCCGAGGGCACCGGCTCTCCCCAGGCGCCCGCCGAACTCACCTGGGCGCTGATCATGGCGGCCATGCGGCGCTTGCCGCAGTACATCAGCAACCTCAAGCATGGCGCCTGGCAGCAATCGGGGCTCAAGTCGGCTTCGATGCCGCCCAACTTCGGGTTGGGCTCGGTGCTCAAGGGCAAGACGCTCTGCATCTGGGGCTACGGCCGCATCGGCCAACTGGTGGCTCGCTACGGCCAAGCCTTCGGCATGCAGGTCGTCATCTGGGGCCGCGAGGCAAGCTGTGCCAAGGCCAGGTCCGACGGCTTCCAGGTGGCGCAGAACCGGCACGAGTTCTTTGCCGCGGCCGATGTGCTGTCGGTACACCTGCGGCTCAACGAAGAAACCATGGGCCTGGTCACGCTCGAAGACCTTTCGCGCATGAAGCCGACGGCGCTCTTCGTCAACACCTCGCGCGCGGAGCTGGTCGAGCCCGATGCCCTGCTGGCGGCGCTCAATCGCGGCCGACCGGGACTGGCGGCGGTCGACGTGTTCGAGAGCGAGCCGCCGCTGCAGGGCCACGCGCTCTTGCGCCTCGAAAACTGCATCTGCACGCCGCATATCGGCTACGTGGAGCAAGACAGCTACGAGAGCTATTTCGGGCAGGCTTTCGACAACGTGGTGAGCTTCATCAAGGGCAACCCCACCAACATCGTGAATCCGGGCGCGCTGCAGGTTCGCCGGTGA
- a CDS encoding oxepin-CoA hydrolase, alternative type yields MTAELKSTSEGRTMVLTIANPTQRNALGPEIYAAGIEALNGAESSDEIRSVVIVGEGAWFCAGGSLQRLSDNRQRDPSVQAESIEGLHNWIDSIRTFPKPIIAAVEGAAAGAGFSLALACDFVVAARDAIFAASYSNVALSPDGGLSWHLGQALPRQLASEWLMAGERIGAPRLHALGLVNELSENGQALASALALAAKLNARAPNSLASIKELLSEARGATFASQLSQERDHFVRNLHHPNAGIGIAAFLEKKPPQYE; encoded by the coding sequence ATGACCGCCGAACTCAAGAGCACCAGCGAAGGACGCACCATGGTGCTGACCATCGCCAACCCGACCCAACGCAATGCGCTGGGCCCCGAGATCTACGCCGCAGGCATCGAGGCGCTCAACGGCGCCGAGAGCAGCGACGAGATCCGCAGCGTCGTCATCGTGGGCGAAGGCGCGTGGTTCTGCGCTGGCGGCTCGCTGCAGCGGCTGTCCGACAACCGCCAGCGCGACCCCTCGGTGCAGGCCGAAAGCATCGAAGGCCTGCACAACTGGATCGACTCCATCCGCACCTTTCCCAAGCCGATCATTGCAGCGGTCGAAGGCGCGGCGGCAGGCGCGGGCTTTTCGCTGGCACTGGCCTGCGACTTCGTGGTGGCTGCACGCGACGCGATTTTTGCGGCGTCGTACAGCAATGTGGCGCTCTCGCCCGACGGCGGCCTGAGCTGGCACCTGGGCCAAGCGTTGCCGCGCCAGCTGGCCAGCGAATGGCTGATGGCTGGCGAGCGCATCGGCGCGCCGCGGCTGCATGCGCTCGGTCTGGTCAACGAGCTGAGCGAAAACGGCCAGGCGCTCGCAAGCGCGTTGGCGCTTGCGGCCAAGCTCAACGCTCGCGCACCCAATTCGTTGGCCAGCATCAAGGAGCTGCTCAGCGAGGCGCGCGGCGCCACCTTCGCGTCGCAGCTGTCGCAGGAGCGCGACCACTTCGTTCGCAACCTTCACCACCCGAATGCAGGCATAGGCATTGCCGCGTTTCTTGAGAAGAAGCCGCCGCAGTACGAATAG
- a CDS encoding MFS transporter, whose translation MSRPAPRGALWALLAGNFVIGTGVMVVPGTLNEISTSLAVTVATAGQLITVAAVVMCLGAPLLAAVVAGWDRRQLLALTLVWYAAGHVVAALMPSFGALLPVRMLTVVAPAIFTPQAAACAGMLVPPEQRGRAVTFVFLGWSMASVLGLPLGALIGGHLGWRMAFTAVAVLSIVSAVSIWLTLPRGIRPAALTAAAWSRVLRSPVLMGIVSVTALQGAGQFVLFSYFGPILKQDFGADPTTLSLMWALFGVFGLLGNMLVSRFIDRVGAGRMVLLTSSLIALSLFLWPWAGTLPWLAAVLVPWGLGCFATNSAQQARLVGLAPALAPGSVALNSSGIYIGQAVGAGLGGWLLANEAVAWMNWVGLALLLLAIGLSVAIDRSRRAA comes from the coding sequence GTGAGCCGGCCCGCGCCCCGGGGCGCGCTCTGGGCGCTGCTGGCCGGCAATTTCGTGATCGGCACGGGCGTGATGGTGGTGCCCGGCACACTCAATGAAATCAGCACGTCACTGGCGGTTACCGTTGCTACCGCGGGCCAGCTGATCACGGTTGCCGCGGTGGTGATGTGCCTTGGCGCACCGCTTCTGGCGGCGGTGGTCGCGGGCTGGGACAGACGCCAACTGCTCGCCCTCACCCTCGTCTGGTATGCCGCCGGGCACGTCGTTGCGGCTTTGATGCCGAGTTTCGGCGCCCTGCTGCCGGTGCGCATGCTCACCGTGGTGGCACCGGCCATCTTCACGCCGCAGGCCGCGGCCTGCGCGGGCATGCTGGTGCCGCCGGAGCAGCGCGGGCGCGCCGTGACCTTCGTCTTTCTTGGCTGGTCGATGGCCTCGGTGCTGGGCCTGCCACTCGGCGCACTGATCGGCGGCCACCTGGGCTGGCGCATGGCTTTCACGGCCGTCGCAGTGCTCAGCATCGTCAGCGCGGTGTCGATCTGGCTGACGCTTCCGCGCGGCATTCGCCCGGCGGCGCTCACAGCGGCTGCATGGTCGCGCGTGCTCCGCAGCCCGGTGCTGATGGGCATTGTTTCGGTCACGGCGTTGCAGGGTGCCGGGCAGTTCGTCCTGTTCAGCTATTTCGGCCCCATCCTCAAGCAGGATTTCGGTGCCGACCCCACCACGCTGAGCCTGATGTGGGCCCTGTTCGGCGTTTTCGGGCTGCTGGGCAACATGCTGGTGAGCCGCTTCATCGACCGGGTGGGTGCGGGCCGCATGGTGCTGCTGACGAGTTCGCTGATCGCGCTCAGTCTCTTTCTCTGGCCGTGGGCCGGCACGCTTCCCTGGCTGGCGGCCGTTCTCGTGCCGTGGGGCCTGGGGTGCTTTGCGACCAACTCGGCGCAGCAGGCGCGGCTGGTGGGCCTGGCGCCCGCTCTTGCGCCGGGCTCCGTCGCGCTCAACAGCTCGGGCATCTACATCGGCCAGGCAGTCGGTGCCGGGCTGGGCGGATGGCTGCTCGCCAACGAAGCGGTGGCCTGGATGAACTGGGTCGGCCTTGCCCTGCTGCTGTTGGCCATCGGCCTGAGCGTGGCCATCGATCGCAGCCGCCGCGCGGCCTGA
- a CDS encoding 3-hydroxyacyl-CoA dehydrogenase produces MTVNYTRIGVVGAGAMGRGIAQIAAQAGSEVLLLDSFEGAAERGREALAAQWNKLHEKGKIDAAARDAQIARVKAVDSVAALAACDLVIEAVVEDIEVKRSLFRELESVVAPAATLATNTSSLSVTAIAAGLKHPERVAGFHFFNPVPLMKVVEVVAGFKTSAEVCKQLAGYAVQMGHSAVQAQDTPGFIVNHAGRGYGTEALRIVGEGVTDFATIDRILKDQAGFRLGPFELMDLTALDVSHPVMESIYRQYYEEPRFRPSVITAQRLAAGVLGRKTNEGFYNYNDGVMQQPAEAAPPTVAALPSVWVSPRAARRAELLRLVNALGAQIDSGATAAPASLILVAPLGFDVTTVAAVERLDATRTVGIDMLIDDAATKRRVLATNPATRRDIRDAAHALFARDGKAVSVIRDSGGFVTQRVIGTIVNIASDMCQQRVCSPADLETAVQLGLGYPRGPLAMGNVYGPTNMLEVLFNLQTVYGDPRYRPSPWLRRRGALGLSLLHEEE; encoded by the coding sequence ATGACAGTGAACTACACCCGGATCGGCGTCGTCGGCGCCGGCGCCATGGGCCGAGGCATCGCCCAGATTGCAGCGCAAGCGGGCAGCGAAGTGCTGCTGCTCGACAGTTTTGAAGGCGCTGCGGAACGCGGGCGCGAAGCCCTCGCGGCGCAATGGAACAAGCTGCACGAGAAGGGCAAGATCGACGCCGCGGCACGCGATGCGCAAATCGCCCGCGTCAAGGCGGTCGATTCGGTGGCGGCCCTGGCCGCATGCGACCTCGTGATCGAAGCGGTGGTCGAAGACATCGAGGTCAAGCGCTCGCTGTTCCGTGAGCTCGAATCGGTTGTCGCACCTGCGGCCACGCTCGCCACCAACACCTCGTCGCTTTCAGTCACGGCCATTGCGGCCGGGCTCAAGCACCCGGAGCGCGTGGCGGGCTTTCACTTTTTCAACCCGGTGCCGCTGATGAAGGTGGTCGAGGTGGTGGCGGGCTTCAAGACGTCCGCCGAGGTCTGCAAGCAGCTGGCGGGCTATGCGGTGCAGATGGGCCACAGCGCCGTGCAGGCGCAAGACACCCCCGGTTTTATCGTCAACCACGCCGGCCGCGGCTACGGCACGGAAGCGCTGCGCATCGTGGGCGAAGGCGTGACCGATTTCGCCACCATCGACCGCATCCTGAAAGACCAGGCCGGCTTTCGCCTCGGCCCATTCGAGCTGATGGACCTGACGGCGCTCGACGTGTCGCATCCGGTGATGGAGTCGATCTATCGCCAGTACTACGAAGAGCCGCGCTTCCGCCCCAGCGTGATCACGGCGCAGCGGCTGGCTGCCGGCGTGCTCGGCCGCAAGACCAACGAAGGTTTCTACAACTACAACGACGGTGTGATGCAGCAGCCCGCCGAAGCCGCGCCGCCGACCGTGGCGGCGCTGCCTTCGGTGTGGGTTTCGCCGCGTGCCGCGCGCCGCGCCGAGCTGCTGCGGCTGGTGAATGCCCTGGGAGCCCAGATCGACAGCGGTGCCACCGCCGCGCCTGCTTCGCTCATCCTGGTGGCGCCGCTCGGCTTCGACGTGACCACCGTGGCCGCGGTCGAGCGCCTGGACGCCACGCGCACCGTCGGCATCGACATGCTGATCGACGATGCCGCCACCAAGCGCCGCGTGCTCGCCACCAATCCGGCCACGCGGCGAGACATCCGCGATGCGGCGCATGCACTCTTCGCGCGCGACGGCAAGGCGGTGAGCGTGATCCGCGACAGCGGCGGCTTCGTCACGCAGCGCGTGATCGGCACCATCGTGAACATTGCTTCCGACATGTGCCAGCAGCGGGTGTGCTCGCCGGCCGATCTTGAAACCGCCGTGCAGCTGGGCCTGGGCTATCCGCGTGGCCCGCTGGCCATGGGCAACGTGTACGGGCCGACCAACATGCTCGAGGTGCTGTTCAACCTGCAGACCGTCTACGGCGATCCGCGCTATCGCCCAAGCCCGTGGCTGCGCCGTCGCGGTGCGCTAGGCCTGAGCCTGCTGCACGAAGAAGAATGA
- the folP gene encoding dihydropteroate synthase translates to MTAASSTWQTARFAIDLAQPRVMGIVNVTPDSFSDGGAHASTSAALQHCEQLLKEGADILDIGGESTRPGSPAVPLDAELARVLPVVREAVKLGVPLSVDTYKPEVMRAVLDLGADIVNDVWALRQPGAREAVAAHPSCGVCLMHMHRDPQTMQTAPMQGDVLSQVLSFWAEQVAQLRLLNVDPSRITLDPGIGFGKTVAQNFSLLARQRELLDAGYPLLLGWSRKSSVGTVSGIPAAAERLVPSVTAAMLAVDRGAAIVRVHDVRDTVAALAVWRAMKAEEPHSGPRASNDQQLEQAQTP, encoded by the coding sequence ATGACGGCAGCTTCGTCGACCTGGCAGACCGCACGATTCGCCATCGATCTTGCGCAACCGCGCGTGATGGGCATCGTCAACGTCACCCCCGATTCGTTTTCAGACGGAGGGGCGCATGCCTCCACCTCGGCCGCGCTGCAGCATTGCGAGCAGTTGCTGAAGGAGGGCGCCGACATCCTCGATATCGGCGGCGAGTCGACCCGGCCCGGCAGCCCGGCCGTGCCGCTCGATGCCGAACTGGCGCGCGTGCTGCCGGTGGTGCGCGAGGCGGTCAAGCTGGGCGTGCCGCTGTCTGTGGACACCTACAAGCCCGAAGTCATGCGCGCGGTGCTCGATCTGGGCGCCGACATCGTCAACGACGTCTGGGCCCTGCGGCAGCCCGGTGCGAGAGAAGCCGTGGCTGCGCATCCTTCGTGCGGCGTTTGCCTGATGCACATGCACCGGGACCCGCAAACCATGCAGACCGCGCCCATGCAGGGCGACGTGCTCTCCCAGGTGCTGTCGTTCTGGGCCGAGCAGGTGGCGCAGCTTCGTTTGCTGAACGTCGATCCGTCGCGAATCACCCTGGATCCCGGCATCGGTTTCGGCAAGACGGTGGCGCAGAATTTTTCCTTGCTGGCACGCCAGCGTGAACTTCTCGACGCCGGCTATCCGCTGCTCTTGGGCTGGTCTCGCAAATCTTCAGTCGGCACGGTCAGCGGCATTCCGGCTGCGGCCGAACGCCTGGTGCCCAGCGTGACGGCGGCAATGCTCGCGGTCGACCGCGGTGCGGCCATCGTGCGGGTGCACGACGTGCGCGACACCGTGGCCGCACTCGCGGTGTGGCGAGCCATGAAGGCCGAAGAACCGCATTCCGGCCCGAGAGCTTCAAACGATCAACAACTAGAACAAGCACAAACTCCATGA
- the glmM gene encoding phosphoglucosamine mutase codes for MTRKYFGTDGIRGTVGQSPITPDFVLRLAHAVGRVLKKSQSRPTVLIGKDTRISGYMLESALESGFNSAGVDVVLLGPLPTPGVAYLTRAQRASLGVVISASHNAYPDNGIKFFNAHGSKLDDEWELAVEAALEEAPVWATSAELGKARRLNDAPGRYIEFCKSTFANDLTLRDMKLVIDAAHGAAYQVAPNVFHELGAEVTSIGCAPDGLNINKGFGATHPAALVEAVTSQKADYGIALDGDADRLQLVDASGRLFNGDELLYLMVAERIARGEKPVGVVGTLMTNKAVEMALRNQGIEFVRAKVGDRYVLEELDKRGWLLGGEGSGHLLALDRHTTGDGIVSALQVLQACVRSGKTVAQLLADITLFPQTLINVRLTPGQDWKSNKALASETQRIEAELGDGGRVLIRASGTEPLVRVMVEARDAKQAESCAKRLAATLESAQ; via the coding sequence ATGACCCGCAAATACTTTGGCACCGACGGCATCCGCGGCACGGTTGGCCAGTCGCCCATCACACCCGATTTCGTCTTGCGCCTTGCGCATGCGGTGGGCCGCGTGCTCAAGAAGAGCCAGTCGCGCCCCACGGTGCTGATCGGCAAGGACACGCGCATTTCGGGCTACATGCTCGAATCCGCGCTGGAGTCGGGCTTCAATTCCGCCGGCGTCGACGTGGTGCTGCTCGGCCCGCTGCCCACGCCGGGCGTGGCCTACCTCACGCGCGCGCAGCGCGCGAGCCTGGGCGTGGTGATCAGCGCAAGCCACAACGCCTATCCGGACAACGGCATCAAGTTTTTCAACGCCCACGGCAGCAAGCTCGACGATGAATGGGAGCTCGCGGTGGAGGCCGCGCTCGAAGAGGCGCCCGTGTGGGCAACCTCCGCCGAACTCGGCAAGGCGCGCCGCCTGAACGACGCGCCCGGTCGCTATATCGAGTTCTGCAAGAGCACCTTCGCCAACGACCTGACGCTGCGCGACATGAAGCTCGTGATCGATGCGGCGCACGGCGCGGCCTACCAGGTGGCACCGAATGTGTTTCATGAGCTGGGGGCGGAGGTCACCAGCATCGGCTGCGCACCGGACGGGCTCAACATCAACAAGGGCTTTGGCGCAACCCATCCGGCCGCTCTGGTGGAGGCCGTGACGTCACAAAAAGCCGACTACGGCATTGCACTCGACGGCGACGCCGACCGCCTGCAGCTCGTCGATGCGAGCGGACGTCTTTTCAACGGCGACGAATTGCTCTACCTCATGGTGGCCGAGCGCATTGCGCGCGGGGAAAAGCCGGTCGGCGTGGTCGGCACCCTCATGACCAACAAGGCTGTCGAGATGGCACTGCGCAACCAGGGCATCGAGTTCGTGCGCGCCAAGGTGGGCGACCGGTACGTGCTCGAAGAGCTCGATAAACGCGGCTGGCTGCTCGGCGGAGAAGGCTCCGGCCACCTGCTGGCGCTCGACCGCCATACCACCGGTGACGGCATCGTGAGTGCGCTTCAGGTGCTGCAAGCCTGCGTGCGCAGCGGCAAGACGGTGGCACAGCTGTTGGCCGACATCACGCTGTTTCCCCAGACCCTCATCAACGTTCGCCTCACACCGGGGCAGGACTGGAAGAGCAACAAGGCGCTGGCCAGTGAAACGCAGCGTATCGAGGCCGAGCTCGGCGACGGCGGCCGCGTGCTGATTCGTGCGAGCGGCACCGAGCCGCTGGTGCGCGTGATGGTCGAGGCACGCGACGCAAAGCAGGCCGAGTCTTGCGCCAAGCGCCTTGCCGCGACCCTTGAGTCCGCACAATGA
- a CDS encoding phosphotransferase, with translation MSQDFSNFIGTRAVSQQHAFDIEVLAAWLTKNLDGFKGPLTVEMFKGGQSNPTYKLVTPTQSYVMRAKPGPVAKLLPSAHAVEREFKVMSGLAGTDVPVPRMHCLCEDESVIGRAFYVMEFMQGRVLWDQSLPGFTNTERAAYYDEMNRVIAALHTVKFAERGLADYGKPGNYFERQIGRWSKQYKASADGAGELSQPIDAMERLIDWLPAHMPASARDESKVSIVHGDYRLDNVMFHATEPRIIAVLDWELSTLGHPLADFSYHCMSWHMPPTTGRGIGGVDVAALGIPTESEYIRRYCERTRISTPEALAPDWNFYQAYNLFRMAAILQGIAKRVEAGTASSEQAVASARGARPMAEMAWQFAQKA, from the coding sequence ATGAGCCAGGACTTCTCGAACTTCATCGGCACCCGCGCCGTTTCGCAGCAGCATGCCTTCGACATCGAAGTGCTTGCAGCCTGGCTCACGAAGAACCTCGACGGCTTCAAGGGCCCGCTCACGGTCGAAATGTTCAAGGGCGGGCAGTCGAACCCGACCTATAAGCTGGTGACGCCGACGCAGAGCTACGTGATGCGCGCAAAGCCCGGACCCGTTGCCAAGCTGCTGCCGTCGGCCCATGCGGTGGAGCGCGAGTTCAAGGTCATGAGCGGTCTTGCCGGCACCGACGTGCCCGTGCCGCGCATGCACTGCCTGTGCGAGGACGAATCCGTCATCGGCCGCGCTTTCTACGTCATGGAGTTCATGCAGGGGCGCGTGCTGTGGGACCAGTCGCTGCCCGGTTTCACCAACACCGAGCGCGCGGCCTACTACGACGAGATGAACCGCGTCATTGCGGCGCTGCATACCGTGAAGTTTGCCGAGCGCGGCCTTGCCGACTACGGCAAGCCCGGCAACTACTTCGAGCGCCAGATCGGCCGCTGGAGCAAGCAGTACAAGGCCTCGGCCGACGGCGCGGGCGAACTGTCGCAGCCGATCGATGCCATGGAGCGCCTGATCGACTGGCTCCCCGCTCACATGCCGGCGAGCGCGCGCGACGAGAGCAAGGTCTCGATCGTGCATGGCGACTACCGACTCGACAACGTGATGTTCCACGCCACGGAGCCGCGGATCATCGCGGTGCTCGACTGGGAGCTCTCCACGCTGGGCCATCCGCTGGCGGACTTCAGCTACCACTGCATGTCCTGGCACATGCCTCCCACCACCGGCCGCGGCATCGGCGGGGTGGATGTCGCGGCGCTGGGCATTCCCACCGAAAGCGAATACATCCGCCGCTACTGCGAGCGCACCCGCATCAGCACGCCCGAGGCGCTGGCGCCCGACTGGAACTTCTACCAGGCCTACAACCTGTTCCGCATGGCCGCGATCCTGCAAGGCATTGCCAAGCGGGTCGAGGCCGGTACCGCGTCGAGCGAACAAGCCGTGGCCTCCGCCCGCGGTGCGCGACCGATGGCCGAGATGGCCTGGCAGTTTGCCCAAAAGGCGTAA